A genome region from Nocardioides cynanchi includes the following:
- a CDS encoding undecaprenyl-diphosphate phosphatase, whose amino-acid sequence MHHLSWLEAAVVGLLQGVSELFPISSLGHSVLLPAVIGGSWAHDLDVSAIESPYLAFIVGTHVATALALIAFYWRDWLRLMNGLVTSVRHRRLSNPDERLIWQLIVATIPVGLTGLLFEHWLRTHLGRPVPAACFLVVNGIVLLAIESYAARSPVPETVPAEVPSDPVADGVAADARLSLMSVRRSLAIGSVQILALAPGISRSGITTAAGMRAGLRREDALRFSFLLATPVILAAGVLKLPDLFGPLGAGVRPQILFGSVLAGIGAYISVRWLTRWVHTNTLRPFGVYCVVAGLACLTLFAVR is encoded by the coding sequence GTGCATCACCTCAGCTGGCTGGAGGCCGCCGTCGTCGGCCTGCTCCAGGGTGTCTCCGAGCTGTTCCCGATCTCGAGCCTGGGCCACAGCGTGCTGCTCCCTGCGGTGATCGGTGGGAGCTGGGCGCACGACCTCGACGTCTCGGCGATCGAGTCGCCGTACCTCGCGTTCATCGTCGGCACCCACGTGGCGACCGCGCTCGCCCTGATCGCGTTCTACTGGCGCGACTGGCTGCGGCTGATGAACGGTCTGGTCACCAGCGTGCGGCACCGCCGCCTGAGCAACCCCGACGAGCGGCTGATCTGGCAGCTGATCGTCGCCACCATCCCGGTGGGCCTGACCGGGCTGCTCTTCGAGCACTGGCTGCGCACCCACCTGGGCCGCCCGGTCCCGGCCGCCTGTTTCCTGGTCGTCAACGGCATCGTGCTGCTCGCGATCGAGTCGTACGCCGCCCGGTCTCCGGTGCCGGAGACGGTGCCCGCCGAGGTCCCGTCCGACCCCGTCGCCGACGGGGTGGCCGCCGACGCCCGTCTCTCGCTGATGTCGGTGCGCCGGTCCCTGGCGATCGGGAGCGTCCAGATCCTGGCACTGGCCCCCGGCATCTCGCGCTCGGGCATCACCACCGCGGCCGGCATGAGAGCCGGGCTGCGGCGCGAGGACGCGCTCCGGTTCTCGTTCCTGCTGGCCACGCCGGTGATCCTGGCGGCCGGGGTGCTCAAGCTGCCCGACCTCTTCGGCCCGCTCGGCGCCGGGGTGCGCCCCCAGATCCTGTTCGGGTCGGTGCTGGCCGGGATCGGCGCCTACATCTCGGTGCGCTGGCTGACCCGCTGGGTGCACACCAACACCCTGCGCCCCTTCGGGGTCTACTGCGTCGTGGCCGGGCTCGCCTGCCTGACCCTCTTCGCCGTGCGCTGA
- a CDS encoding RNA polymerase sigma factor produces MTMHEAPGGPTSSALYDVATDAFRRWRAGDESALDDLVRVMSPVLWHVVRACGLDREASEDVVQTTWVALVKSADSVRDPQAITRWLCTGARREAWRVSKLATRTRPVEDDVLDARMPVQTSPEAEVVTNDESSLLWQALGRLPERCQKLLRIVAWEPRPDYTAVAAGLQMPVGSIGPTRRRCLDKLRVELGGAS; encoded by the coding sequence ATGACCATGCACGAAGCGCCGGGAGGCCCGACCTCCTCGGCGCTCTACGACGTCGCGACGGATGCGTTCCGTCGCTGGCGCGCGGGCGACGAGTCGGCGCTCGACGACCTGGTCCGGGTGATGAGCCCGGTGCTCTGGCACGTCGTGCGCGCCTGCGGTCTCGACCGCGAGGCCAGCGAGGACGTCGTACAGACCACCTGGGTGGCCCTGGTCAAGAGCGCGGACTCGGTCCGCGACCCGCAGGCCATCACCCGCTGGCTCTGCACCGGCGCACGACGCGAGGCGTGGCGGGTCAGCAAGCTCGCGACCCGCACCCGTCCGGTCGAGGACGACGTCCTGGACGCCCGGATGCCCGTGCAGACCTCGCCCGAGGCCGAGGTGGTCACCAACGACGAGAGCTCCCTGCTCTGGCAGGCGCTCGGCCGGCTCCCGGAGCGCTGCCAGAAGCTGCTCCGGATCGTGGCGTGGGAGCCCCGCCCCGACTACACCGCCGTGGCGGCCGGCCTCCAGATGCCGGTCGGCAGCATCGGCCCGACGCGCCGCCGTTGCCTCGACAAGCTCCGCGTCGAGCTCGGAGGTGCCTCATGA